The window GCAGTTTAAACTTTAGCAATCCCTTTTGAAGAAAATTGCAGATCGTAAAGTTTTTTGTAATAGCCGTTTAATTTGAGCAACTGCTGATGCGTACCTTTTTCCTTGATCTCGCCTTTATCCAATACAATAATCTGATCGGCTTTCTGGATTGTAGATAAACGGTGTGCAATTACGATCGAAGTACGACCTTCCATCAGGTTATCAATAGCTTTCTGAATCAGTAATTCGGTTTCGGTATCAACCGATGAAGTGGCTTCATCGAGAACCAAAATGGCTGGATTATGCACCAATGCGCGGATAAAGGAAATTAACTGTGCCTGTCCTGCAGAGAGTGTAGCCCCTCTCTCCATCACGTTGTACTGGTAACCGCCAGGCAAGCGCTCAATAAATTCATGTGCGCCTACTTTTTTAGCGGCATTAACCACCTGTTCCAGCTTAATTTCGGGATTATTGAGGGTAATGTTGTTCAAAATGGTATCTGAAAACAAGAAAACATCCTGCAGTACGGTAGCAATGTGACTACGTAAATAATCGAGTTCAAAATCTTCAATACGAATGCCATCTACGGTAATATCGCCCTTTTTAACTTCGTAAAAACGATTCAGTATATTAATTGTAGATGATTTACCAGCACCCGTAGCCCCTACCAGCGCCGCTGTTTCGCCCGATTTTACCTCAAAGGATAAATCTTTTAAAACATAATTTTCATCATTATAGGCAAACCAAACCTTTTCGAACTTAATATTTCCTTCCAGTTTGGCAGGTTGAAGTGTTCCTGTGTTTGGCGTAGTTTCGTCAGTATCTAAAACTTTAAAAACACGTTCGGCACCAACCATTCCCATTTGCAGGGTATTAAATTTATCGGCCAATTGGCGAATCGGCGTAAACACCATGCCTAGGTACATGATAAACTGAGTAATGGTTCCGGGGTTACATCTAAAGGTTTAGCCAGGATACTTTTAGCGCCATACCACACCAGTAAACCCAAGGACATAGCCGAAATCAATTCTACAACGGGAAAAAATATAGAATAATACCAGTTACTGCGGATATTTGCATCTCGGTAACGCTTGTTAATGGCATAAAATTTACGGTATTCCTGTTTCTCGCGGGCAAAATACTGTACAATCGGAACGCCGGTAATGTGCTCCTGCAAAAAAGTATTCAGGTTAGAAACCTCGTTCCTGACTTCCTGAAAAGCCACTTTAATGGCCTGTTGGAATTTCCTGGTGGCAATAATCAATAACGGAATGGGTAGAAGCACCACAAGGCTCAATTCCCAGTCAGTATAAAGCATTACACAAACAATTACTACTACCTGCAAACTATCGCCAATCATGGAGATTAAACCTTCCGAAAAAATATCGGCAATGGTTTCCAGATCGGAAACGGTACGGGTAATTAATTGGCCAATGGGTGTTTTATCGAAAAACTTAAGCCTAAGCTTAGTAATGTGGTTAAAAACATTGATGCGCAGATCACGAATCACCGACTGCCCCAGGGTATTGGTTAAAAGGGTATGGTTATACTGGATAAGCGTTTGAAGCACCAACATAAAAACCATCAGCATGGTCATATTTACCAAACCAGAATAATTGCCGGCTAAAATATAATGATCGAGTGTGTATTTAATCAAAAACGGGCGCACCGGAGAAATTGCAGCCAGCAGGATGGTTAAAATAACCGACCAAACAAATACAGCACGGTAAGGCCTTACGTATTTAAAAATGCGTTTCAGTAATCCTGTGTTATATACGTCGCCGGTAACTGCCATTTTTTGTTTAATGAGTGAGTTCTGAATGAGTGAATGAATGAATTTTATATGCTATCGCCATTTCACATTCTATCATTAAATCAATCTCCAATGCTATCATTTATATAAGGGTACTCAATCTTCACCAAATACAAGCCACAAGCAGGTACCGATTGACCGGCCTTACTGCGGTTTTTACTTTCTATTACTGCTTTAAATGCAGCTAAATCTATTTCTTTTTTACCAATCTGCACCAGGGTACCCATAATGGCCCTCACCATGTTCCTTAAAAAACGATCGGCCTGAATGGTAAACACTAAACCGTCTTCTTGTTCTTCAAAAACAGCTTTTACTATTTTGCAATTGTTGGTAAAGGTCTGCGTATTCGATTTGCTGAAACATGAGAAATCGATATAATTTAACAACAAAGCTGCTGCTTCATTCATAGCCGTCACATCTAGGCGATCTTTAACCAACCACGACCGGTTTAATTTAAACGGATCTTTTTCGAAATGCAGATGATATTTGTAAGCTCTTGAGGTGGCATCGAAGCGCGCATGTGCCTCATTATGCACCGGAATAATCCGTTTCGTAGCAATTTGATAAGGCAAAAGAGCATTGATCCCGCCAACAGCGCTTAAAACTTTGCTTTCATCCAGATTTTCCACATCAAAATGTGCATAAAAATCTTTAGCGTGCACCCCAGTATCGGTGCGGCCACAGCCCAGGGTTTCGATAGGTTGCCTAAAAACCGTAGCCATAGCTTTATCCAACAACTCTTGCACGGTAATTGCATTGGGTTGAACTTGCCAGCCATGATACAAGCTGCCATCGTAAGCGATTTGGATGAAATATCTTTTTTTACTCAAAGCGATGCAAAAGTACTTTTTTCCTTTTATTTAGAAGGAAAGCGCTTTACATTTATTCGTAAACCCTGTAATTATGGCTTAGCTGTGTTTTTCTCCTCCAACTGCCATTTGTTGTTGTAAAAACCGGCCAACTTAATGCCTTTACTGCCTTCTTTAGGTAAATCGGAAGAGAACACCATAAAATCAGGAAATCCACTTCCACCAGCAAAGTATTGATTGGCATAAGCTGCTTTCATACCTGCAACACCAGTACTGGCCACTACACCAACCAGAAGATTATTATCCTGCTGCGGCCAGATGTAATAGGCTGCTAAATCATTGCCTTTCCAGGTTTGCTTGCCCGCTGTGATTTGCGAATTGTTAACCTGTATAGGGCAATCTTTCAGTAAGGTTTTCCAGACGGTATTATTTTCGGCATTGCCATATAAAATGATATTACGCCCCTGATATTTTGATATTGAAAATTCCTTATCGGTAATGATATCAACCGCCCCATTTCCACGGTAATACCAGCTTTCGGCATCATATCTGGCTTTGTTTAAATTGGCTTCGCTGGCACCCACAGCGCCGCTTGTTCCCACTACAAAAACCATTTTATGGTTAAACGCTTCTTTAAAAGTACCCGATCGTGCCGGATTTTTATCCCTTTTATTCACTGAAGTGAGGATTTGCCAACCTTCATTGTTTTTGGCTAAAAACAGAGTATCGTTACCACTCTGAGTAGTAAAGTTAATGGCAGGTAAGCTATCTAAAGTTATTTTAACGTTAGCTTTTGCACCAAAATCTGTTAAAGCCAGCTTTAAAGTCACCACGTTTTCAGTTTTACCTGTAATGCTCGATTTCTTCCTATCGCGGTTTAAAATAATGCGACTGTACTGTAAGGGTTGTTCCTGCTGCTCAATGGTGGCCCAGCGGTAAGTTGCCGAAATCCCTGGACTGGAAGTCATGAAATCGATGTGATTTACAGCCGAATCGACCGCTATGGTATGCCATTTAAAAAAGCTGAAAATTGCCGGCCAGTCTACACTTTGATCGCCAAACCAATGTTCTCCACCCGGATATTCGTAATAGCTAAAATCGGCGTGAAAACCAGCAAGTATTTTCTTCATTTGTCGGGCATAACTAACGGGAACCACTTTATCGGCATCGCCATGCAATATGTACACGCCCAAAGGAGTATAATTGCTAACCAGTTTCGGAACATCACTTTGGTTGCCGGCCCTTAATAACATCCGCTCGACACTATTTTGACTGCTATCGGGAATTTTTCCATCGGCCGAACCATAATCTTTAAGCGAAGCATAACCCGCAGCCGGCGCAATGGCTGCCCATTTATCGGGATAAGTTGCGCCTAAGAACCAGGTACCGTGTCCACCCATCGAGTGTCCGGTAAGGTAAATTTGTTTTTCATCTGGTTTAAACTGATTTTTAGCCAGTGCCAATACTTCTAAAGCATCTTTACGCCCCCAGTCTTCCCAGTTAAAGCCACGTGGCCTGCGGTTGGTAGCGGCAACCAGCGTGCCCCAGTCTTTAGATTTATAAGCCTTTGCCTGACCGATGGCCTCTACGCCTGCACCATGCACCGACAGAAACAAGGCAGCATTCGGTTTCCAACCATTTAATTGCGGCGTAACAGCGAAATACTGCAAACTGCCGTCAATATTACTCACAAAAGTTTGCTTATGGGTTGATGAACCCGCTAAAGCTTCAATTACAATCATTTTCTGATCTACCTGTGTATTGCCTTGCAACAATTGTAATTCGATATTGTAATTGCCCGGTTTTACCACAGCACTTGCATCTACTTCAAAAACCACCTTTCGCATGCTCAGTTTCGGAATACGCGCAATGGCTACCTCGCGTTGCTTACCGTTCAAAATGGTTTTGAAACGTAAATCATTATAATCTTTTAACGATGAATTGCTTATAGTAAGGGCACCCTTGAGTACGCCATTTTTTTCATTAAGCACAATACTGGGCGAAGTAATATCATCGGTATGGATTAATAGTTTTTTAGCATTAACAATAATCATCGGCAGTACACTGGCACCCCGTACATACAGCTCGTTTACTCCTTTTTTTAGCTGAACCGGAATATTCATATAACCCGATGCATAGGGATCGCCCATGTGTGGGATACCATTAAAAAATATACTATTGCCCCCAATAACATTTAAAATTACAGTTTGTGCTGTACCTGAAGTGTAAGTAAGGTAAATATAATCGGACCCACGATCTACCCCGCCCGGATTTAGAAAGGGGTTACTGGCTGTTTGAAACGATCTCCTCGAAAAGGCACTAAAACGGCCATTGGCATCGGCCTTAATTGCTTTCCACAATACTTTTTCACCATTTTTTCCGGTCGAAAATTCGCCGTTTTCTACCGGTGCCTGCAATTGTTGATTGGCCATTTTCCAGGCCAGCAAATCTGTATACACAGCTTCTCGACCATATCGGCTGCCACTGGCTACTGTTAAAGCTTTTTCGAATTTAAGGGTATCCTGCGCAAAAGTGTTTGCGGCAACAAACAGGGCAATTAAAAAAAGTAAGTTTTTTAACATAAATCGTTTTATAAAGTAGGCCTGGTTAAAATTAAATCCGTTAAACAATTTCCATCGGCTGCATTATAGCCAACCTGTTAGGAAAAGAAAAGGCAATAGCTTTGGTTTTATCTTTTAGGGTTTGTGGTATATAGCCAAATGTATTAAAACTTGCAGGTTTTAACAAAATCTATGCGCAGCAAA is drawn from Pedobacter sp. HDW13 and contains these coding sequences:
- the truA gene encoding tRNA pseudouridine(38-40) synthase TruA, which produces MSKKRYFIQIAYDGSLYHGWQVQPNAITVQELLDKAMATVFRQPIETLGCGRTDTGVHAKDFYAHFDVENLDESKVLSAVGGINALLPYQIATKRIIPVHNEAHARFDATSRAYKYHLHFEKDPFKLNRSWLVKDRLDVTAMNEAAALLLNYIDFSCFSKSNTQTFTNNCKIVKAVFEEQEDGLVFTIQADRFLRNMVRAIMGTLVQIGKKEIDLAAFKAVIESKNRSKAGQSVPACGLYLVKIEYPYINDSIGD
- a CDS encoding prolyl oligopeptidase family serine peptidase; the protein is MLKNLLFLIALFVAANTFAQDTLKFEKALTVASGSRYGREAVYTDLLAWKMANQQLQAPVENGEFSTGKNGEKVLWKAIKADANGRFSAFSRRSFQTASNPFLNPGGVDRGSDYIYLTYTSGTAQTVILNVIGGNSIFFNGIPHMGDPYASGYMNIPVQLKKGVNELYVRGASVLPMIIVNAKKLLIHTDDITSPSIVLNEKNGVLKGALTISNSSLKDYNDLRFKTILNGKQREVAIARIPKLSMRKVVFEVDASAVVKPGNYNIELQLLQGNTQVDQKMIVIEALAGSSTHKQTFVSNIDGSLQYFAVTPQLNGWKPNAALFLSVHGAGVEAIGQAKAYKSKDWGTLVAATNRRPRGFNWEDWGRKDALEVLALAKNQFKPDEKQIYLTGHSMGGHGTWFLGATYPDKWAAIAPAAGYASLKDYGSADGKIPDSSQNSVERMLLRAGNQSDVPKLVSNYTPLGVYILHGDADKVVPVSYARQMKKILAGFHADFSYYEYPGGEHWFGDQSVDWPAIFSFFKWHTIAVDSAVNHIDFMTSSPGISATYRWATIEQQEQPLQYSRIILNRDRKKSSITGKTENVVTLKLALTDFGAKANVKITLDSLPAINFTTQSGNDTLFLAKNNEGWQILTSVNKRDKNPARSGTFKEAFNHKMVFVVGTSGAVGASEANLNKARYDAESWYYRGNGAVDIITDKEFSISKYQGRNIILYGNAENNTVWKTLLKDCPIQVNNSQITAGKQTWKGNDLAAYYIWPQQDNNLLVGVVASTGVAGMKAAYANQYFAGGSGFPDFMVFSSDLPKEGSKGIKLAGFYNNKWQLEEKNTAKP